The sequence below is a genomic window from Acetivibrio clariflavus DSM 19732.
AATGCCATCGAATAATCCTCAGCTATTTCTTCGACGGTATAGTCAATGGGAATAATTCGTTTCTTGTCGATACAGAACACTTTGTAATCCTTTGAAAACATACGATACATATATGCCAAAAGAGTACCGGAACCCTTTACATCTCTTAAGCTAAGTCCAGGAATCAAAACCAACGGTTGGGTACCCCTTCCGAAAGAAACATAATCAATCTCTGTATTCCCTATTTTAATACTGTCTTCTCGCACTCTCATTGGAATTTCCTTTCTAGCGGTTGGTTTGACTATTATTCAATAAGCAAATTACCTTCTATTCTTTTTATAATAATCGATAATCATAGCAGCACCGCCTCGATTCCCCGGTGCATCAAGCATTTTTCTTTGAATTCTTGACACATTATCCGATATATTTTCATCCTTCATAACCGACAAAACAGTATTTCTCAATAATTCGCTGTCAATCGATCGATAATCCAGCTTCCTTCCTAACCCCAGTTCTTCAATACGTCTTGCATTTGTAGGCTGGTCAGCAATAAACGGAATTACAACCATTGGCACTCCATGAACAAGGGCCTCGGAAATGCTGTTCATTCCTCCGTGAGTAATGAAAACATCTGCCTGTTTCAGCACCGACAATTGTGGAACTACATCATAGACTTTAATATTCTCCGGAATTTCTTTAAGTTTATGGATTGGAAAACTTCTCCCGGCAGATATAATGACCTCTACCTGTTCATTCCTAAACGCTTCTATACATTTATTGAAAAATGATACTGCACCCTTTACAACCGTACCTAGCGAAATATAAATTACCGGTCTATTGGCCTTTTTAAAATCAATTTTTTGCTCTTTTCTATCGTAGACAGATGCTCCTAGAAATTTATACTGTTCTTCCGGGAAGTCTTCGGCATAGGG
It includes:
- a CDS encoding nucleotide disphospho-sugar-binding domain-containing protein; the protein is MKILFINLPYYGHFIPTIGLVHELIKQGCEVTYLMPFDWKERVCESGADFSGYENHRKLSEQIKNAYAAADKIAENYDIIIYEQFFFLGKHLAEKHRKPAVRIFTSLATNEKLMREFISAGGALGIFKYKWICKLWTNDIAKGIPMKTDCWLDEIIQNPPALNLVYTLKEFQPYAEDFPEEQYKFLGASVYDRKEQKIDFKKANRPVIYISLGTVVKGAVSFFNKCIEAFRNEQVEVIISAGRSFPIHKLKEIPENIKVYDVVPQLSVLKQADVFITHGGMNSISEALVHGVPMVVIPFIADQPTNARRIEELGLGRKLDYRSIDSELLRNTVLSVMKDENISDNVSRIQRKMLDAPGNRGGAAMIIDYYKKNRR